TAGATGTAGGCCGGGATGTCGATCTTGCCCAGGTCGATCTTCTGGCCGCACACAGTGAGCGCATTGGGCTTGGCGAGCTTGTTCTCGTGGTACGTGTTGCGCAGGTACCAGGCGTAGAACGGGCCGGGAAGGTTGGTCGCGTCGCTGTTCCAGTAGAGCAGGTCGAACGGCGGCGGCGTTTCGCCCTTGAGGTAGTTGCCGACCACATAGTTCCACACGAGGTCGTTGGGGCGCAGGAAGCTGAAGGTGGAAGCCAGGTCGCCGCCGGGCAGCAGGCCGCCCTTGCCCAGCTGCATTTCGCGGTACGCGACCATCGTCTCGTCCACGAAGATGTCCAGGATGCCGGTGTCGCTGAAGTCGAGGAACGTGGTGAGCAGCGTGACCGAAGCGGCAGGCTTTTCGCCGCGCCCCGCGAGCACGGCCAGCGCGGTGCTCAGGATGGTGCCGCCGACGCAGAAGCCCAGCGTGTTGATCTGCCTGCTGCCGCTGATGTCCTGCACCGTGTGGATCGCCTGGATCGCGGCGTTCTCGATGTAGTCGTCCCAGGTGGCCTTGGCGAGCGACTCGTCGGGGTTGCGCCAGCTCACCACGAACACGCGGTGGCCCTGCTCGTTCGCATAGCGGATCAGCGAGTTCTCGGGCTGCAGATCGAGGATGTAGAACTTGTTGATGCACGGCGGCACCAGCAGGAAGGGGCGCTCGTACACCTTGGCGGTGAGCGGCTTGTATTCGAGCAGTTGGAAGAATTCGTTCTCGAACACCACCGCGCCCTCGGTGGTGGCCACGTTGCGCCCCACTTCGAAGGCGCTCTCGTCGGTCATGCTCAGGTGCCCCTGCTTCACGTCGTGGAGCAGGTTCTGGATGCCCTTGGCGATGCTCTCGCCCTGCGAGTCGATGGCTTTCTTCTGCGCCTCGGCGTTGAAGGCGAGCGAGTTGCTGGGCGACGAGGCGGCCATCCATTGCTCGACCGCGAAGCGCAGGCGGGCCTTGGTCTTTTCGTCGGCGTCGATGGCCTCGGCCATGCTGAGCATGGTGCGGCCGTTGAGCAGGTACACGGCCGCCGAGAAGGCCGCGAGCGGGTTGCTGCCCCAGGCATCGGAGGCAAAGCGCTTGTCGCCTTCGGGCTTGGCCTGGAAGCCCTGGCCCCAGAGCGCCGTGGCTTCCGCCACGTACTGCTGCTGGATGGATTGGAGCTTCTGCGGGTCGATGGCGATCTTCGGCAGATCGGGCATCTTTGCGCCCTGCGGCATCTGCCACAGCGGACTGCCGCCGACATCGAAGGCCGAGCCCCCCTTGGCGGCGGACTGCTGGAACGATGCCAGCGCCTGGGTCCATCCCTCTGAAAGTGCCTGCTGGAAGGGCGCGAATGCATCCGCCCCCGTCGCTTGTTGCTTCATCATGTCTCCTGGTCCTCGCCTGAATCGAATCCGGATGGGTGCGTGTTTTGAGTATCCTGCATTCGCACGGCACCCACAACGCCGCTCTTTCCTCTTACCGACTGAAACTTCCCGTGTTCATTCATCTGATCGTGATCGGCTGGCTCTACGTCGTCGTGATGATGGCGGTGGCCGAGGCCACCAACACCACGGGCACCGTGCTGGGCGCCATCTTCACATTTCTTTTGTACGGATTGGCGCCGGTGGCACTGGTGGTTTACCTGATGGGGGCGCCGGGGCGGCGCCGGGCGATCAAGCAGCGCGAGGCCGAAGCGCAGGAAGCGGCACGCCGCGCCGCTGCGGAGGCGGCGACAAAAGTACCGGAAGACTCAGGCCTTCCAGACCAGCGCGGCGAAGCGCCCGCTGACACCGTCCCGCCGGTGCGAAAAGAAACGTGAGGGGTTGGCGACGGTGCACCACGCATCGCCGCCGTCGTTGCCGTACGCCGCATCGACGCCCACCGAACGCAGCCGCTGACGCGCGAGCCCGGGCAGGTCCGCGAGCCATTTGCCGGGCGCGCCTGCAGGCTTGAAACAGTTTGCAGCTTCCGGCGCATGCGCCTCAAAAGCGGCCTTCACCTCTGCCCCGACCTCGAAGGCCTTCGGGCCGATGCACGGGCCGAGCCATGCGATGACCCTGTTGGCGCCATGCGCGGGCCCGGCCTGTGGCTCGGGCGCAAAGCAACGGGCCGTTTCCTCGAGCACGCCACCGGCAAGCCCGCGCCAGCCCGCATGCGCGGCGGCCACCCTTTGGCCCGATTCGTCGGTAAAGAGCACGGGCAAACAGTCCGCCACCATGATCGTGCAGGCCAGTCCGACCGCCGTGGCTGTGCAGGCATCGGCCACCGTGGCGTCGCGCACGAGGCCCGATTCGGCATCGAGTGTCACGATGCCCGTGCCGTGCACCTGCTGCAGGAAAACCGGCCGCGCGGCAATGGCCTGCCCGAGGCGATGGCGGTTCTCGGCCACGTCGGCGGCCAGGTCGCCCACGTGATCGCCGAGGTTCAGGCTCTCGTAGCGGCCGTGCGAAACGCCGCCATCGCGCGTGGTGCACACGGCCCGCACGTTCGACGGTGCGGGCCAGTCCGGCACGAGCCAGCGCGGATCGATGACGGCGGCGTTCAATCAGGCTTCCGCGTCGGGGGCTTGCGAAGGCTGCGCGCGCTGGAAGGCCTCCAGCTGCATGCAGGCGTCGAAGGCGGCCATGCTGCGCGGCAGGCCGCTGAAGTCGCAGTCGAAGCGTCGGCCGTTGAAGACCTGCGGCACGAGGCAGCAATCGGCCAGCGTCGGCGCGTTGCCATAGCAGAAGGTGCTGCCGGGGTACAGCGCAAGCTGGCGCTCGAAGGCCTCCATGCCGTCGCGCACCCAGTGGCGGTACCAGGCGTTCTTGGCCGCGTCGTCGAGCTTGAGGTCCTTCACGAGGTACTTGAGCACGCGCAGGTTGTTGAGCGGGTGGATCTCGCAGGCGATGGACTGCGCCAGCGCGCGCACATGGGCGCGGCCCACCGGGTCGCTCGGCAGCAGCGGCGGCTCGGGGTGCGTTTCGTCGAGGTATTCGATGATGGCCAGCGACTGCGAGAAGCGCTCGCCTTCATCTTCGAGCAGCGGCACGAGCTTGTCGGCCGAGAGGGTGGCGTACGGGCCGGTGCGGTGGTCGCCGCGCGCGATGTGCACGGGAACGTATTCGTAGTCGAGGCCCTTCAGGCTGAGGGCGATGCGCACACGGAACGAGGAGGAGGAGCGGAAATAGTTATGCAGCTTCATGATTTTCCAAGCATAGCGCCGAGCTACGAACGTGGTGTGGCCTGCAGCGCGCAGCGGAAGTCCTGCACCTGGGCCTTCGGAATACCCTGGCGCCATTCGTCGAGGATGCGCCGGGCTTCGGACTCCTCGCGTGCGGCGAGGCCCACGCGCCAGGGGCCATAGGCCCCGGGCGCCTCGCCGCGCGCATGGTCATGCCCGTCGCCATAAGGCCGCCCTTCGGAGCAGGCTGTGCAGAGCGTCCGGATGCCGGTCGTCCAGTTCTCGGCGCCACCGCCGTCATGCTGGAAACGCTCGATCAGCGTATCGATCTCTTCGTCCGTAACGTTCTCGAGCCAGACTTCGAAGGTCGAGTAGTCCGACGGCGCGATCAGTTCGAGCGCGTCGAAGACAGCGACCTCCTGCCCCCGGTATTCCCGATACCCGTTGGGCGCACCGTCGTGCAACACGAGGTCGCC
This region of Variovorax sp. RKNM96 genomic DNA includes:
- the phaC gene encoding class I poly(R)-hydroxyalkanoic acid synthase, whose protein sequence is MKQQATGADAFAPFQQALSEGWTQALASFQQSAAKGGSAFDVGGSPLWQMPQGAKMPDLPKIAIDPQKLQSIQQQYVAEATALWGQGFQAKPEGDKRFASDAWGSNPLAAFSAAVYLLNGRTMLSMAEAIDADEKTKARLRFAVEQWMAASSPSNSLAFNAEAQKKAIDSQGESIAKGIQNLLHDVKQGHLSMTDESAFEVGRNVATTEGAVVFENEFFQLLEYKPLTAKVYERPFLLVPPCINKFYILDLQPENSLIRYANEQGHRVFVVSWRNPDESLAKATWDDYIENAAIQAIHTVQDISGSRQINTLGFCVGGTILSTALAVLAGRGEKPAASVTLLTTFLDFSDTGILDIFVDETMVAYREMQLGKGGLLPGGDLASTFSFLRPNDLVWNYVVGNYLKGETPPPFDLLYWNSDATNLPGPFYAWYLRNTYHENKLAKPNALTVCGQKIDLGKIDIPAYIYGSREDHIVPIGGAYASTQLLPGKKRFVMGASGHIAGVINPPAKKKRSHWIRDDGKFPKTQAEWLTGAVEHPGSWWTDWAQWLKGHAGKQVAAPKIYGNGKTYKAIEPAPGRYVKARA
- the pgeF gene encoding peptidoglycan editing factor PgeF, with the translated sequence MNAAVIDPRWLVPDWPAPSNVRAVCTTRDGGVSHGRYESLNLGDHVGDLAADVAENRHRLGQAIAARPVFLQQVHGTGIVTLDAESGLVRDATVADACTATAVGLACTIMVADCLPVLFTDESGQRVAAAHAGWRGLAGGVLEETARCFAPEPQAGPAHGANRVIAWLGPCIGPKAFEVGAEVKAAFEAHAPEAANCFKPAGAPGKWLADLPGLARQRLRSVGVDAAYGNDGGDAWCTVANPSRFFSHRRDGVSGRFAALVWKA
- the maiA gene encoding maleylacetoacetate isomerase — encoded protein: MKLHNYFRSSSSFRVRIALSLKGLDYEYVPVHIARGDHRTGPYATLSADKLVPLLEDEGERFSQSLAIIEYLDETHPEPPLLPSDPVGRAHVRALAQSIACEIHPLNNLRVLKYLVKDLKLDDAAKNAWYRHWVRDGMEAFERQLALYPGSTFCYGNAPTLADCCLVPQVFNGRRFDCDFSGLPRSMAAFDACMQLEAFQRAQPSQAPDAEA